The window CACTACTGACACACGACACGCAACAAGTGATGTGGACACCCCTTGAGACCCCTCCCCCAATCCCAAAACAAAATACCAGTCCAATTCCATCTGTTCTGCTCTTCACCTCTTTGGACGCTGGAGCGCAAACGATCCCGGTCTCGTCCGGACTGGCTAAGCTGTCGCTTCTTCATTTAAGAACTTGAATTTGTTTGTAAAAAGTAACAGTACTACTTGAATTGGGGTAAAATCCAGAGTCTGGTTCTAGCGTTCTCTCTGTTTCTTAAAGGAACGTGTTTTTACTGTGTGTTGCTAGCACCCGCTTTCAGGTCAAAAATGGCGGTATGAATTTATTTGGAATGAATACCCAGgttgtgtgtggatggtgctcTAGCATGTGGGGAAAGAGAAATAAATCCTGTTTGCCTTTTACTGTTGCACTTCATCGAGTATGACTGTATTTTAACAACTCTGCTGTTGAGAGAACAAAATAAACTTGGTTTAATATTTTCAcacttgtattttttatttttttattttacatttttcttttgattttgaTTGCAGATAAAGAAACTTTCTTTAGTCTCCAAAAGGAAAATGTCACTTCAAGATTTCTTAGCCAGAGATGCTGCAATGTAGTTAATCACTTTTCAGACTTTGACAGTTGCAGCATTATTGGTTGCTTATGGGAATTTTTATAATTTCTCTTATTTAAATagttacatttaaacaattctGTTATTTGCTCAGTTTAACCATGTTAAAACCGGGGCTACTCTAGTTTACAACAATGCAGCTAAAGCAGAGCACCGTGGATTACAATCATGTAGATaaatgggatttattttatttttgttcaccCGCATTCATCAGTTAGTCGGACCCCCACCCTGAGGGGGTGGCAGGTGGTCTGCCTCTGCCATTCATTCATATTTGGCTTCCTTTGCCATGCTTGTATTTTTAGGTCCACGCCCCATGACCCACGCCAGCTGAAGACAGCCTGGTGCTGCTGGCCGAGCCCACGGTCTGAGCTCCACTGGTGGCAGCAGGCAGGGGGAGGGGCTATACTAACACATGTTTAGAAATAAAATACCCAATCAAATACAACGATGAGATTCTTATGTGGTTCGGAGCATTCTTTAGATCTAAAGATCAATAATTTATGAATTCAGAGAGTATgaatgagaactttttttttttttttttagatgcaagGCTATCTGACAGCAGCAGAGCTTCCTCTTTATAGTGCAGCCTTGTatcaaacatttttacacaatttttCTAATAcaatacacaccaacaaaagaaataaactgtCAGGACTGATACATATTTTCAGTTAATACAATTTGGGGAatggatttatttaatttatttcatgatTGCAGAGAATCTTGAATAGAGCGACAGTAATAAATGTCCAAACTCCAACAGCGTTTAACAATATTCAAAAACAGATTGGAGAGGTGTGTTCATAAAACCTTTAATAGTAGAATTAGAATTAGCATtatgacaataaatatttaGTTATATACAGATACAGCAGAAATTATacattcctttttttcatgaaattgcTCACATTTCTGTACAAGCCAAAAATATCTGCCATTGTATTTATATCCATGCAAAAGAGTCAATGGTTTCAATTTAGaaatgaaccaaatgagggaatTTCTGCAGAACGTCTGCTTGCTTCTGAAGTTCACTCTTGGAACAATGAAAATTTTGCAAATGAAGATGTGCACTTGGTGCCAATACACGAGTAAGCGAGGAACCCAAGATTAAGGCCATACCGACTTGTGCAAAAATAAATCGTCCACTTTGTTTCACTTGGAGAGGTTGAAGGGCGGCTCCGCCTGTCTTTGCTCCAGACACAGCCACAGCTTATTTAGTTGCTTAAttattgtaagaaaaaaaaatcacgtgaCATAAATGAACATAGAAAGAAGGGGAACATGTTCACCCCCGTCCCCCCATGCGGAATAAATCATACTGTAGCACAGGAATGTTGCGTGATACGGCAGAGTTTATGTACTGAATTCATGGCATTTCTCTGGCTCTTGTGAcaggggaataaataaatacatcaaattTACTACATTTGTGGACCATTTCATAATTTTACTAATATTTCTGAAAaacattattgttgttattattaagaaatagGCGATAGTGTAACAACAGACGGAGTTTTTATCAGCCTCAACATGAACGGCTAGTAACAGCAGACTGGTGGATCTGTTGGACGTGCTATTCTGTTacaagaaaattaaaaatgcagccCTTTGATCTTTAATATAATCATAATGTAAGGGACTGAAATTAGTTTCTGAGCAATAATCAGTGCTAAATGAACAACGGATGCCTATTCATGGAACGTTCTCTCACTTctctaattaaaaataataataataacaacaacaatttaaTGCACTGAACTGAGACCCTCAATTACGATGAAACTGCACCCCCTAATTATGCACATAATGATTACCCAAATCATTACGTCGAAACAACAATGAATTTTTTGGCTTTAGAAAACTGACAATGCATCTAAACATACAACTGCACTAAAACCAGGATATGTTTGCTGTCACATGGCATAGCTGGTTTATAATGAGGTAAAGTATATGGTACCGGACACATATGCCATCAAACATATTAATTGCACAGCTTAGGAGTTCTAGAGgaattattaagaaaaaaaaaagaaaaagcagaaagGCCATGACAATGAAAATGTGATTCTTTGGTCCAGACAATAAactaaggacaaaaaaaaaaaaaaaaaaaaatcgctaaataaaagaaacacatgCATGTTACAATAACATGTCTCTTAAAACTACACACTTATGCAAACAATGCACATTTCAATGAGGTGTCGTGACATATTTCACGTGTGAGAAAATTCAGGTATATCAGCAATATGAATTTGGCATGTGGCCTTTCTGGAAGCTGTGACATGCATAGTTCAAGAGGTGACGCCTGCTCTcccctttctttttatttcactgtcCTCAGATGTAACATAGgccttaaaataaataagcatttcaataaatatgtcgatagataaataaataaataaccaaacaaacaaataatcacTCTAAAGGCCTCCTTGATCATAAGTGCTATGAAGTTTTGGAAAGCGACTTAATGGCACAGAATTTCATACTGAGAAAGGAACTATGTAATGATGAAGCTGAAAGTAATTGCATATATTAATCATTGCATAGAGAAGCCTGATAGGATGAATGAAAACTGGAGATGCCCCACTTGCACGAGTCCAGATGAAAGCTGCAGATAGGCCGTAATCACAGCTTTACCTGCTGCGCCTTAATTGATCCTCAGATTTGGACGGACGCGAGCGGCGGTTCATTGACATTCGCCGCGGCTTTAACGGAGCCTCTGCCGTGATCCTGGCTGCCGTAAAAAGTGACATTGATAAGCCGCTCCTGACTTACTGTGCGCCGCTGCAGTGTATCCAGTGACAGCGGAGTAAAACGAGAGCAAAGTTGACCTTTCGGGGCTATCGCTCCCGTCTCGGGCCTACTGCCGGGAGACGCTGTCTCACGCACTGCTGCAACTGAGAGGTAAGAGAACGTTAAGGACACAGCCGACAGCAGGACTGATCTCTGTCCATCTCTAGCTCCTCCTCCCTCCAGGATCTTGCTCACGGTTTGTTTATTGTATATCACTTTCAATACGCATATATGTGAAATTCTCATAAATGTGCCTTTGAAAAGTGGATTTCTTCTGAATAATTCAACTGAATCCCAGAAACGAAACTGAGCAAAATATACACGTCTTATATGTTATACAGCAACATGATGTACACTTGGCACATAAATAAAAGGACATACAGAGCAACACCGAGCACAGGTTGTATAAACAGTATAGTATCCCATCTGCCCTAGATGAGTCTCCATGGTGTAACGGCGACCGCCCCGACCTCGCGACGTCCCCCTTTCTTGTTGTGGGGACACAGGGGCAGGGGGGAGCGTTGACAAGTGCTCGTAATACACATATTGAAGCAGATTGAGCTATAGAGGACGGCCGGTCCTTGCATCATGTAATCAACGGAAGCACCAGACTACTTCAGATCCTTGTTCAAATCATGTTCCTCAACGATTCCTTTTTTTCGTATTCTTCTCTTTGATAAACGTTATACGATATATGATATTTTACAGTGCTGtatgtttgcaaaaaaaaaaaaatagaaaaaagaaaaaatgtctcCCAAGAAACATCTCCCTTCTTGTCCGTTCATCAGTTCAGAAGTTCTCAGATGTATCCGTAAAGACTAATAtttatgattttctttttttgttttctttcttttttttttagtaaatatattgccacattcatttttaacatgCATTTGACTGCATTGCTATTGCACAGGTCTGGAGTATTCGGGAGAAAAGAGGGGGAAGAAGAGGAaagaagagggggaaaaaaaaaaaaagaatttgcgaATAAATACCTCTGCTGAAAGGAAATCGCCACAGAAAAGCGAGTGAGCGTTAAAGAGGGAGGTGCAGGCCGCtggggtgaggatgaggaggcaTTTGTTTGGCTgtcttccttcttcttctctctctcatttctttccCTTTGCCCTCGTTTCGCTTCTCTCACTGCTTGTGGACGTCCTCACTGCGTATGATCTTGTACGTAATCCagtagaaaatgttaaaaatgaggAAGACCAGGGGGAACGCCACGCGCGACACGGTGTCGATCCTCTTGGCCCGGCTGATGAAGAGCTTGCGCATCTCCTCCACCGTCTTCTCGGGCGGGTTGGCCGAGGTGGGcgcgttgttgttgttgccctTGATGGCAATGCCGTCTTTGGCCTGCAGGCAGGCCGGGCCCATGCCGTAGGCGGCGAAGCTGAAGCGGCCCTCGccggcctcctcctcctgcaaTACAGCAACCACATTCAGTCCGTTAGCCAATCAgtagaggggtggggtggggtcagCACAAGAAGCTCGTCCCTCGCCCCTCTACGAATCATTCCGAAGGATTAACCTCGTCACCATAATTGCTCTGTTTTAAGTTCCCTTTACAAAATGTAACACCGGCCCCTCCCCCTTCCGGAAAGAGCCAGCTTGCTTTTCTTGCCACTGAAGCGGCTATTTTCCCCTTTTCGCTGGGATCCAATTTTAGACGCTTTCTGTCCTCTTTCTGTCCTTGTCTTTGTGCCATCCCATTTATAACCGTTAATGGGGGCTGGGTGGGAAACggtgcagggggggggggggggggggggggggggtgtcattgCCCCCTCTGTTTTGGGTACGTCTTCGCCGCGAGATGGGCACCGCGACCTCTCTCCGTCCTTCAGGCCGATGCTAAGTATTATGGATGCTCCACATGCTCCCGCCCCTCTTCGCCGCGACATTAATATGGCGAGGCGGCGACGTGAGGTGGAGCTCTAAAGAGGGGAGACGCTGCGGCGCTGCGGCCAGCCTGCATCGTGCGCATCCGCGCCCGGGTCATTACCACACACACTAATTAAAAAAACGCCTCTAATGGGGTGtgaggcgagagagagagagagagagagtgtgtgtacacGCTCCCATGTGTGAGAAATTGGTACATttgtatatataatgtgtgtttgtgtgcattaaCAGGGCTGGTGTCCATGCAGAACgaataaaaatgtgtctgtgtgtctgagtgCGTATATACCTGTGTAAAGGGGAGTTGTTTCTATGTATATgttatatggtgtgtgtgtgtgcataatattgagtgaatgtgtgtgtgtgtgtgtgtgtgtgtgtgtgtgtgtgtaatgaaacAATGCCCTCCAGCCTGGTCGTGTGGGGGGGGAAGATGGTAATTTACAACCAAGCATCAGCATGCAGCTCACTCCTGCATTTGCAAGTCAGAGAGGCGGAGTCTAGTGCGACAGCCACCTCCATCCATCACGGCCCCCTTCCCATGATTGATGCATTTATATCTTTTACTCAGCCGATGTAAACTGTAAACGTGTTAAATACCCTCATCACCGCAGCAACGCACCTTTCTGTACTCGCATTTTTTATTTCCGCCTGCGGTTGCCATTGCGGCCcaattcatttgcataatacGTTTCACGGTCAGACTTTAACAGATGCACAATGCCTGTGGAAGAGTAATATCAACCAAAGCAACAGAAAGTGCGGTTGTTCTAGAACCAGAAATGCTTGCATTTATACATGCATGGGTTGCcctcctctacacacacacacacacacacacacacacacactcgcagctGTCATTCCTGTCAGCAGGAGCCGTATCAACCTAATATTCCTCAGAGCGCTGTCCTACAATGCATTACCCCGCAGCACAATGCAGTACCCTGCATCCCCAGTCCCTGTTCTACAGTGCACTACACTGCACCCCGCCGAAATGCGGTAAACTCCATTACACTTCCCCAAGAGCGCTTTAAACTACTGTGCACTTTACCCTACATTCAATTTTACCCTTCATTGAGATGCAGTGCACTACGCTGTACCAGACGCCTGCCTTATCCCACTGTGCTGTACGTGAACCTGGAGCACAATGCGGTGCAATATATTATACGTTTCAAATGCAATGCCCCACAATGATGTGCACGGTATTGTACTGCAAAAATACTGCGCTACATGCATACAATGTGTCAAATAAAGCAAACACTGCACCATGCCAGCACACTATAAATACACATGATGCAGCAAACTGTACCAACTGTACAGAATTTACCCCATCCCTGCACCACATTTTACTGTATTACCTGGAACACTACCTGCCGGTGATACAGTTTCCCACCACTCTATCCTGCACCACAGCGAGACCTTCAGGGGCCTTCACTGCAATGAAATACATTGCATTCCACCAACCGGCACCCCACCCTCGGCTGGAGCAGTGCAGGAGTGGATACCGTGGCTCAGATATCGCTCGCCACCTATTTACATTGATAATCCGGGGCCTTATCTCCATCCGCTCCGAACCACAGGCAGCTCGGAGGCAGGAAAAAGACAGACCCCAGCCAAGGACTCCGCTCGCGCAGTGATCCTCCATTATGAAGCGCTTACGCCGGATCAATCAGGCCCTGTCTAATAAGCCCTTCACACTGTTTGGTGTTGTAGGGAGGATGAAGGAAGGATCTTCTGTAGAGCAGTGGTGCGTTATTGTAAAAAATGAAGCCGTGGACCGTGGACAGTTCCCCTTTTACACCGTTAAACGAGCTACACAGCGGATCacgtatttatttaaatcacatATATTATGTTACATATATTGAGTTGTATTTCTGTTAGGAATCATGTTGTTGAAAACCTCAGGAATAATAgcacattagaaaaaaaaagattttcagcatattaatgtaaaatctCTGATGGCTAACAGCTAATTCTTTCATCAACACATTATCTTAAAACATGTTGATTTTTGTAGCATTGGTGCTgggaaacattttaaaatggccaGAGTGTTCAGATCCAATGGCTGGTCCATGGAAGCTCTTGTTTAAATCGATTTTATCAATAAGGACGTCCTAGAATTTTTCCACCCAGTCAGGAGTGACGCATTCAAAAACCACtaattactgtactgtactgtactgtactggcCTGAACATAAGATGACTAAAAAAAACGATGGTATTATATATAGATTATAGGAAGAATGAATGAGAACAAACATCATAGTCAGATACAGGACTCAATAGTTTAAGACAATTCCAATTGCAGTTTCTCTATTGATGTTAACATCTTGACTAATTCCGGACTGTTTGGCTTCACCGAGGGCCTCAgggtctttttctctctccatcctccCCCTGTAACCCACAGACTGCACACACTAGCCACTCAGCACCCGACCTAGCAGCCGCAGTAGCAGCGTGTCTCTCGGTGGGCCAGCAGGGGGAATCCTTACGTTGTTACCTGAGCGCGCGGCTCGTCTCAgtaggagggggggggttggtgGCGGGGTGTGCTAGAGCTCAggaattgttttattgtgtgttgcGGCGTTGTGATAGATTTCTGGTGTGGTGCTCACGCTGAGTGATGGCCCCTGAGAGACACAATGGAGGGCCGAGCCAAAGACTTCGTTTCcgagctgcagctgcagctaCGGGGGACAATGGAGAGCACAGCGAGGCGATGGAATATCTGTATTATTACATATccttaaatatattataaatccttataaattatatatatttatatatatattatatatatttccttCCCCAACATTcgtaaaataatgtttaagaATAAATGTTTGTATAATTAGGTTGATATGTTAtacacaatttaaataaataatagattAGAATAGATATAATAGATAAGAATAAtagattataataaaataaataataatgttggtAAAGATGAATTGGTGTGGTCTGCAATTTACACTATGCCATGCTACTATGCTAAACTATGCTAGTTTAAACACTATGCTATATAAACGACGAAACCTAATATGACGTTTCTTGTTTGAAGTGCCTGCCATTCAGGCTGAAGAATGTGGATTAGAGGCTTGCAGTGGTGCATCTGAGCTGCGGGGTGGCGATAGCAGATATCAGCGTGAGAGCTCCAGCTACCTTGGTGGGATTGACCTGACATGTAGGCTGGCGAAATAGAACACTAATCTACCTGCACCTATTACATGCAGTCCTTTGAGGGATTATGAATGCAGGATTTAGGATTTATTGGAGATTTTTACACAggcccaacaaaaaaaaaaaaatgtaaacaccaTTCCTGTGAAAATCTCCAGTGAGATGTCTTGGACAGATGATCATATCATCTCCCTGCTCGCTGTTAGGGTAGGTTTCGATTGATCGGTTCACTCAGATCATAATGGTCATTGATTTAACACTAAAAATCCCTgtcaataacacaaataaattcaattCCTCTGACAGCGTTTTTCCGCATCTGTTCAATGAGCCACGGACGGACGCGCTGCAGTCTGGCCCCGATAAACGCAGAACAGAAGACCCATCGCGAAGCCAGGGCCGACCCTCTCTCATTCTTTATTCCGCTCCTCCATTCATCGCTCATCTCACCTTGTGTCCAGGATCGAATTACTCTCAGCGGCGCCCCTGCTGATGAAATATTCACTcgctgtgtgttttgtagagTTAAATGCAAACACGTGAACACGGAGAGGCCATGAATATTTCACGAGGTGAGCGTTTAGCGGGGACACCCCTCGGCAGGTCTGCGCCGCGCGCTTCGCCATCAGGATTTACCTTCAGGTGTCGCCTCCGTCTCTGGAAGCGCAGCAGCTCCTTGTGTTGCCGGGCGATGAAGTTGACGGCGGCGTACTCCAGCAGGGCGGAGAACACGAAGAGGAGGCACACGGCCATCCAGATGTCAATAGCTTTCACGTAGGAGACCTGTGGTGGGCGGGGAAGGGAAAATCAACTGCACTGCACAGAGCTGATGCAACTCAAGCGGCGCCGGCTTCAGTGGAGTCTTTCTCCGGCTCGGCCTATCTGTTGACTCACCTCCTCGTTCACCCTGGTAAAGCAGGTAGAAGGAACTCATTACGCGTCATAGCTCCCCCCAAATAAACCCTGAGTCGGTTAATCTATCCAACGTCGACCGATACGATCGCAACGCCGCCAAATAAAATGGATCCagacctttttaaaaagaaaaaagaaatagaatATCCACAAGCTGGATGTATAAGGTCGACGGGGTGGGTCTCTGAGTCACGAGTCCTCAGTGAGATCGGATGGAATGGCTGAACCTCATTTCACTTGACGCGTCAGTGACCAAAGAGACCTGGAAATACAGTTTAGGTGTTTTTACAAATGCATGGTCCAAAAGACATCGTTCAAGCCATGAGACTTGGCTCGGACAGAGACAAACTCAGCACTGCTGATGACTTTAAAACGTAAAATGGCCACATAAATGAAGCTTTAATAGGATTTAGATTACAGCACGACATACAAAGCATGGGGCGAAGAAAAAAGGGTGgtctctttgtctttgtcctGACGAGCCAACAAGACCCAAGACCCATTAGATATTGTGAAGGCTCAGCATACAGAAGATCTGCAGGCTGATATTCCAGGGCTAAATGTGTTAATGGTTGCGGAGTACTGTCCTGTCACCAATGCAACAAGGCGCTTGGAGAAAGGAGAGCAGTATGCGAGCACCTTCGCTCAGCCGCGGCGTGCCATCATTATAGTGACAGCTGAAGCGCAGAGGAACCGCGGTTCACTTATTCCATTTTACGAAGCGCACGAGTCACCCGGCGTCAACAAACAAAAGGGACGGGCACTTTCTCAGGACATAATTACACAGTCCTGGGTGCTCACGACAAACTCTCGCTTTAATCTCCAAATCCATAGCAAAGGGGTGGAGGAGCGAaggggagcgagagagacagagagcgagagagagagagaacatgggAGGGATGAACAGACATGGAGAGAAATCATTTCAACTTTCACATTTTCCATCTTGACTTGGTATTATTCATATTGGTTGACAACAATACAACATTCCCAGACACAGTAATGtacatataaaagcaaaaattctGAACGTAAGATTTTACACCAATTAAAATTCATAGCATTCCATCAAGGCTATAGTTGcattaacacattttcattatgaaacagcgttgtaaaaatgaaagcaaTTTTCAGTGAATACCTCATGCCTGAATGCATGTCACTCCCTTTAAGCACACATTTGTCAGATTTTGGGGTGAAAATCAGACCAACTAAAACCAAAGGTATTTCATATTTGCTGCCAAAGGGATGTCCAGGTTAATACCAGAGTCTCTCAAAAACACTGCATTCCAAGTATattaatatttgattatttgaCCAAGCAGGAGGACTCTTCAGGTAAATTTACACTACGTCTGCAATACAGGAACTAAACATTGCTTGAAGATCAATTTGTGGAAGTAGTAGcctagacccaggttcaaacgccactccctgagcaaggcacttaaccctgagttgacttactgattgtaagtcgctctggatagggcgtctgataaatactgtaaatgaaatgtagaaTGTAATTAAAgggtttttaaatgtaattgaagGGTTCAAATCTCTAACCACCAAGCTGCCAGtgaggtgcccttgagcaaggtacagtccccacacactgctacctaCTGCTCATAAAATGGTGATTATTTCAATGCAGAGGACCTTTTGCACAAAAGgaatgtgctgtgtatcacaatgacaaaaacaattcacaaaaaaaaggcacTTGTGACAATGTAAAACACTGATTTGAAGTTGCAGCAATGTAAACACCACAGCATATTATGATGGAAGCAGGAAGCAGGAGTCTCCTGGAGCCAGGAGTGTTATAAAGTCCCAATTTTAAGAGCTAATGTACTACCTGGGATCCAGGTAGGATGTACACGACATAGCAGGCACATAATGCTCTACAGAAGCATTTCCCATGACACCACTAATCAGGCCACTGAACAAATAATGAACTGCTGCTTTTCCGCAGCACCCAGTAAAACCCAGTAAAAGGTTCACCAAAACTTTTCAGCAAACTAGGGTGGCTTTCACAATTCCAAATTCTCAGCACACTTTATGAGCATTTTCATAATGTTTCCCCAAAGGATATcgtgacacaaacacactttgacAACAAACTCTGATGAAGAACACCCCAACAGGTCAATGAACAcgttggtaaaaataaaaaaatatcccaCACTGTTACATCAACACCAAAGAGACAAAAAggatgaaaaagtgaaaatgtaagTGTTTGAAATAAACGTGACGATATTAAAGTGACAAGGAAAAACACCATCAACTGTAAAAACCATGAACGTGGATTCAAAagattaaaggtcccatgacatgaaactttcactttgtgagattatttaacattaatacgagtttcccgagcctgtctatggtcctgcagtggccagaaatggtctaaagagtgctttggtcattctgcctCGCCCGTTCAGAGAGTGacagctcagacagtcagatctgcaagtattttttttagttccatcacacgagcctctgaagaaccagtgtgttcatttttattttttcctggaaaaaacgcagacacgagtTCCTGTCTGagccaaacattgttgttggtgaatggtattgatgacgtcatttccgcgaatgcacCCTCAACATCTATAGGCCGCTCTAGttctcatcccgcctctctcctcctcattagcatttaaagctacagacaccgaaaaaAGGTGCCTCCAGGGATCACTAAGACCTacataaaagcaataaaaaaaattcttgtcatgggacctttaagtaGCGATAGGCCAATGGCTGCCAGAAGCCCCACCCATTACAAGTAGATCATtttaatgctgcttttttttggtttttaacaACAATGTCTTACTCACTATAGTGTCTCAAAGTTATTGACTGTTTGGCCTCTCGATTTGCCCATGCATCGTCTTTATTACACCCAATGGTCAATTCAAGGAAGATAAATGTTTAGTCTAAAAGTGTCAAACAACCAACTTTCACAACTAGTCCTCTGTTGTCTCGAATTCACAACACATTTCACAGTCAAgcaccttttctttttcaccaATGGTAGCactggtcagtggtggcctagcaggtaaggaagcggacccgaaatcagaaggttgaaggttcgaatcccaaaccgccaaggtgccactgctgcTCACACACGCTGCTCAGACGTATTAATTTTTTCTAATCATAGTGCGGTGTAGAGTAATATAACAGTCTAATTAACGTTTTGTAGCACCAACTGGTTAACTTGCTGTTAACATTGGTGTGCAGAAGTTTTTTCTTCACTGTATGTGGAGATAAAACTAGGGGGCGCTGTGCACAAAGTCATTAATGTGCTTCTAACAGGGACCCTTCTCGCAAAATCCTAATGATTAGGTATTTGAGTGGAGATGGCAAGTGGTGCTGTCCTCATCATGTACATGCATGAATgcaagaatgtgaaataataaaaaatgcactGTAGACCAAAACATCGATGAACGAACGTGTCTAAACAGACAGAGTCTGGAGCCCTGTTCTTGAGGGTACGACATGCTTCAGGAAAGCCACCCTTGTTCATCTTTCACCATAACCAACCATACCAATGCTCCCATCACGACTGACCTTAGGCAGGGATGCCCGGGATCCAGAGCTCTGGGTGGTCATGGTCAGCACTGTGGTGATTCCCAGGCCCACTCGAGCAGGTGCGGCATCCATGTTGATCCAGAAGGAGACccatgacaaaatgacaatcaGAAGACTGGGGATGTACATCTGAATAAGGTAATATCCCATCTGCCTCTCCAGATGGAAACGCGCCTCTATGCAGGTGAACTTTCCTATGGTGTAGAACACACAAGCAAACTTTCACTACCGAAAGCGTGACGAGGCGGCAGCTGTTTCTGAATCGGCCGCACAGACTGGCTAAACAGAGATTCCCATTCGCCCG of the Denticeps clupeoides chromosome 18, fDenClu1.1, whole genome shotgun sequence genome contains:
- the glra1 gene encoding glycine receptor subunit alphaZ1 isoform X3, whose protein sequence is MPPSEFLDKLMGKVSGYDARIRPNFKDPQGSKSDGTHKKGPPVNVTCNIFINSFGSIAETTMDYRVNIFLRQQWNDPRLAYSEYPDDSLDLDPSMLDSIWKPDLFFANEKGANFHEVTTDNKLLRISKNGNVLYSIRITLVLACPMDLKNFPMDVQTCIMQLESFGYTMNDLIFEWDEKGAVQVADGLTLPQFILKEEKDLRYCTKHYNTGKFTCIEARFHLERQMGYYLIQMYIPSLLIVILSWVSFWINMDAAPARVGLGITTVLTMTTQSSGSRASLPKVSYVKAIDIWMAVCLLFVFSALLEYAAVNFIARQHKELLRFQRRRRHLKEEEAGEGRFSFAAYGMGPACLQAKDGIAIKGNNNNAPTSANPPEKTVEEMRKLFISRAKRIDTVSRVAFPLVFLIFNIFYWITYKIIRSEDVHKQ